TGCGCTTGTAAACATTGCGCCAGTTGGGCTTGGCAAAGTGCGATTTCACGCGCGTGCCAGAGACCACATCCACCCCGTGCTTGGCATGGTTGAGGGACTGGAGCATGGCGATGAGGGCGGATCTCGCATCCCCCTCCTCGTACACACTGGTACAGTAGTTGTGCATCTCTATGACTCCCCTATTGTCCAATTCAGCCACTTCATTCATAATCCCCTTGAACCACTCAAAAGACCCTTGTTCCCTTGTAACCCAATAGAAGTATGCCCTTCTTGTTTTGAAATTAGTCCCTTGTGATCCAGGTTTCCTCTTGTTATATGGAGAAGTTGATGGTGTGTTTCTACCACCATTTCCACTCTCTAAAGCATTCTCTTCCTCATCCTTGGCCTTCATGTTGTTCACAATGTCCTTGACAATGCTTATCATCGGTGTCGCCCCGATTCCCAGACCCACCAGCAAAACCACTTCATATTTCTTGTAGTCTTGTGCTGGTGCTCCGTAGGGACCATCAATCAACACTCTTGGGAGGCTGTAGAGAGAAAATAATGCTCGTCAGTTCCGGTTCTTTGGACCACTTCATCTTTTAGGAGCAGTTGCAAAAAGGCAATGGATGATTCTATTACACAACAAAGAGGTTTCcttaagaaaagagaaaaaccatGTTCTAGGAATCTCCAAAAGGTgccggaaaaataattttttcctctTATACTTTTTTATCCCAGTCGAAAAAATGATGTGAACACATGTTTGTCAAAGTTAAATGTCATGATCTATGCTGTGGAAAATTACTTTCTGGTAACATTATTGGGGTTGTGACATGATCAGAATCTTTGGATATTGGGTGATGAAGGACAAGATTTGGGCTGTTGATCTCTTCGTACAACTAAGGCCGTGTTTGGATCTATGATTTGGAGGGGGAGAAGATGGGAATTGGATGCGTTAGGAATGTCAAAACATATATTCTTCTTTTCCTCTCACTTTAGAATTCCCTTCTTAAAATCCTAGAACCAAACACGGCCTAGTTGACTTGCTTAATAATCTGTTGTATGCATTAGGACTCAGGAGTAGAAAAATGACTTACTTAGGGTTGTTTTCTCCTTGCAAGCAGTCTGCTCTGAGCAATCCACTTTTCCCATTAGGTGGTGGCTGGCACACCTAACAAAGACAAACGAAAATACAAGCAGAGGTTAGTTTTAGCCTGTTGAATTCTCAACAAAATATACATAAATCAAGATTCACTAGTAGTTCAAGCTACAAATCATGTTTATCgccgagccaaaaaaaaaaaattcacgtttGTAGAAAATTCGGCAGAGAGTTCTAGTTAACACGCTCAGGTATCCCGAAATTAATTTTGAAGTTTATCCCAGCATCGGTACTAGGATTCGTAGAAGGACTAGGAAAGTACACACCTCTGAGAACACGGTCTTGAGTTGTCCAGTCCAATCACCGAGAGTTCGAATATGAACACTCAGGTAGTCATCTCCAGGAGATGAAGTAATGGAAAATGGGTGCCTGTTggtataataaaataaaaaaacccagCATAAATTAGTAGTGAATTTATCGATTGAACAAtctagattttctttttccctttttgtgaTCCTCGATAGAACAATCTAGTCGatttggccaaaaaaaagaagagcacTGTAAAGGCCTTATTGTTATACCATTCAAATGGTGAAACAGCAGCACAATTGACAAACATGTATTGCCCACTCTTGTACTTGAATCCCTGAGGCTTTGACATGTGAAGCGCCAATACATTTCCCGGATAGACAGCCACCTTCAAATTCCAATCCGTAATTGATACGTTAAGTTTGTACTCTGTATTAGattggcaaaataaaaaaatccaaaaaaaaaaaagaagaggaaaaatgCTTACCTTTAGTATCTGTACTGGCTTGATGCTGGATCTGAATGCCCTGATCAACCTCTCGCCGATGTAGAGCAATACTGGAACCGCCAAGTACATCCAAGTCTGCATTTGCCAAACACGGACCACACGGTGTAAGGATGCATATTTCATTCTAAGGCAAATCATGTCATCATAAGATCAAAGATAAACACGGTTGATCAACAAACTCACTGTTTTCTTGTACCATCTGTGGGCGAGATAAAGCTTGATTCCGTGAATGATGAGGAGAGTATAGACAATGACAAAGAGATGGTGTGAGTACCAAAAGGCATTGAAACCAGCGAGTTTCTTGAGGGGTTTGGGCAAATTTACTCGGTTTCGCCTAAACCAGGGGGATGCCAGTGTGAAGGCTATTGCCATTAGCACTATCATTATAATCCCACTGATCCCTTCAAAACTCTTCACAAAATGCCAGTAGCTCTTCGGTTGGTACCCAAAATACTGAATCATTGGCTCGTACGTTGTTGGATCCGCGTGAATAAGGCGAGGGAAGTCGCATGTTAAATGGGAGATTGCATGTATTGCTACTCCCATAGCTATTGCCACAGCTATCACCTAAAACAAACATCCGCATTTCGTCAGTACATCAACAGTCAGAAAAATCGAAACAATACCAAACAGCTGCGCAcgccaaaaaccaaaaagggCTTCGATCGAATTACCTTGTGGAAGTTCAGGTTGTCATCAAAAGGGACTGCGACTCCCAACCTGGTCTTGTTCCTGAGCCAAGTGATGGTGTTCCGACAAACGGGTAGCAAAATCAGTGCCATGTTCAACTTAAGAGTCTCGGCACCGCCTTTCGCCATGCAAACACAAACCCCCATCACATCGTACGCGGCCCTGTTTTTATACTGAAAGAATTTCCAAAGAAATAGCCCCAACATAACCCCAATCCAAAGTGCCATCACCCAAACTCTCTGCCAATTATCCAACAAGAAGTACTTGGCGCTTCCGTACCACCTTATTATAGGGTTGAGTTCTTGTGTGGGCTTAAGCTTCTGGCTCAGCATTTGGCTCAAGTTCCGGCTTTCGCCTCCCCCTCTCGTAGGGTTCGGTGCTTGCAACAAAAGCATTTCCAAGTTTTCTACCTGTTTCCCAGCAAACATTACTACATTACTATCGAACGGACAGGAACAGATGGATTTTctccagaaagtctacacacacatacgatctgtgcacagattgtgcacaaattttgttgtgAGGTCCAccacaggtcccacacaaatcatccaagtcgttcattaaatgtaaaacattttttcaagggtccctgtaaaaaataatctcaatctgatacctataggtactcgatccaatcatacaacttttaattatccggaaatctgaatgaaaagttagatggttggatgaagtacctataggtattggattaagcttattttttacgggaacccttgaaaaaatgttttacatttaatgaacgggtcggatgatttgtgtgggacctgtggtgggccccacaacaaaatctgtgcacaatctgtgcacagattgctgtgtgtgtagcacagttcGATTTTCTCATAAGTCCTAAAAATAAGGTTATGATACAAATGTGTTTTAATTATCTtggtacttaatttttgtcttggTATTTACCATGATATATCCTTGGTTTTCTGGGTCTAACTCTTCCATGATCAGTGCTGCATATTCATCTGCTTGTTTCTGGATATTGGACAATTTGTTGCAATTTGCACTGAGGCTGATAATCTGCAAATTCAAATTAATTACGTTAATCATTTACTTAGAGATTAAGCCAATCTGACACAGACCCACATGAAATTGCTGATTTTGggggtaaaaaataaataagtacgttttttttgaaccaaaaaaaataaaattactgcTACTGTTCTTCTTCCCCTCTTACCGAGCCTTGAGCCCTTGACCCAATGGATTTGGAAAGAAGATATCGAACCATACAAAAGTCAACTCATCAGTTAATGTGCCCATACCTCTCTAACTTCTTCTTCAGTGATTCTCCCATCAGCATCCTTGTCAACCCTGCATTAAATCCATCATTAACTGAACTCCAAAAGACTACTCCACAAATCATGGAATTGCAGAAGATGACCAGAAAAGGTATGGtcctttcattttcttgaaCATTGAACCTGTTCGGTTTAGATTTTGAGTAAAGTTTTAAAGCGTaatgaataaataaaatttattggagatcgTGCGCAGAAATTTTGAgtaccccaaacgaacaagtTATAAAATACTGTACTTTCCTAAGGGTTAGTCCGGTTGATTGGTGAATTTACTTCCCGTTCAAATGACCAGATTATTGGAGCAGGCagcaaaaaaagtaatttttttttaaaattttctagtTCTAATGTCGATGGCATACGTCTGACTGGACGGGAAGGGGACTAGTAATTAATATGTACATAAACTGATCCGAACAGTCCTAAcggttggaaaaaaaaaggacttaAATTTCAGCAATTATCTTACATGTCAAAGAATGTCTGAAGCCGGGAATCAAAACTCTGGTCAGAAATTTGGTCCCAAAACTCCCTTAACTGCCCCTTGTTGATTGAGTCCCCCGTTATGTTCCGCCGCCGTGAAAGTGCATCAAAGA
This DNA window, taken from Rhododendron vialii isolate Sample 1 chromosome 8a, ASM3025357v1, encodes the following:
- the LOC131335282 gene encoding respiratory burst oxidase homolog protein C, with product MQKMGTDDGKGEYPDHRHHRQHHSDTEIVGADRTSYSGPMSGPLNKRGGGRKSARFNLPADSASQSSSGGGDDDQAYVEITLDVRDDSVAVHSVKAAGGGEIEDPELTLLAKNLEKRSSFRSSSIVRNASSRIKQVSQELKKLASFSKRPRFDRSKSAAVNALKGLKFISKTDGGTGWAAVEKKFDSLTANTNGLLHRSLFCECIGMNKESKEFAGELFDALSRRRNITGDSINKGQLREFWDQISDQSFDSRLQTFFDMVDKDADGRITEEEVREIISLSANCNKLSNIQKQADEYAALIMEELDPENQGYIMVENLEMLLLQAPNPTRGGGESRNLSQMLSQKLKPTQELNPIIRWYGSAKYFLLDNWQRVWVMALWIGVMLGLFLWKFFQYKNRAAYDVMGVCVCMAKGGAETLKLNMALILLPVCRNTITWLRNKTRLGVAVPFDDNLNFHKVIAVAIAMGVAIHAISHLTCDFPRLIHADPTTYEPMIQYFGYQPKSYWHFVKSFEGISGIIMIVLMAIAFTLASPWFRRNRVNLPKPLKKLAGFNAFWYSHHLFVIVYTLLIIHGIKLYLAHRWYKKTTWMYLAVPVLLYIGERLIRAFRSSIKPVQILKVAVYPGNVLALHMSKPQGFKYKSGQYMFVNCAAVSPFEWHPFSITSSPGDDYLSVHIRTLGDWTGQLKTVFSEVCQPPPNGKSGLLRADCLQGENNPNLPRVLIDGPYGAPAQDYKKYEVVLLVGLGIGATPMISIVKDIVNNMKAKDEEENALESGNGGRNTPSTSPYNKRKPGSQGTNFKTRRAYFYWVTREQGSFEWFKGIMNEVAELDNRGVIEMHNYCTSVYEEGDARSALIAMLQSLNHAKHGVDVVSGTRVKSHFAKPNWRNVYKRIALNHTDSRVGVFYCGAPALTKELRQLASDFSHKTSTKFDFHKENF